The following coding sequences lie in one Synechococcus sp. PCC 7336 genomic window:
- the rimO gene encoding 30S ribosomal protein S12 methylthiotransferase RimO, whose product MTSAQIAPDSPAAQTAHQPSIAIAHLGCEKNRVDTEHMLGLLAQAGYDVSVSAEEADYAIVNTCSFIAEARAESVRTLVNLAEAGKKVVIAGCMAQHFQQDLLDELPEAVALVGTGDYRNIVDVIARVERGERVNAVTSDLNYIADETVPRYRTTNAAVAYVRVAEGCDYRCAFCIIPHLRGNQRSRSIESIATEAKQLASEGVRELVLISQITTNYGLDLYGKPQLAELIRALGEVEVPWVRMHYAYPTGLTEPVLQAIAETPNFLPYLDLPLQHSHPEVLKSMNRPWQGQVNDRIIEQMRELLPGATLRTTFIVGFPGETEEHFQHLLAFVERHQFDRVGAFTFSPEEGTPAFQMPGQVEQAVMDDRRDRLMTLQQGISFKRHRAQVGNVVPVLLEQENPSTGVFIGRSPQFAPEVDGVIYVRGRGRLGGLVPVRITAAEPYDLFGEILTELPAGFNWAGRQ is encoded by the coding sequence ATGACTTCTGCCCAGATTGCTCCTGACTCTCCCGCTGCCCAAACGGCCCATCAGCCCTCGATCGCGATCGCCCATCTCGGCTGCGAAAAGAATCGGGTGGATACCGAGCACATGCTGGGGTTATTGGCCCAGGCAGGATATGACGTTAGCGTCAGTGCAGAAGAGGCAGATTACGCCATTGTGAATACCTGCAGCTTTATTGCAGAAGCGCGGGCGGAGTCGGTGCGCACGCTGGTGAATTTGGCAGAGGCAGGCAAAAAAGTGGTGATTGCCGGGTGTATGGCACAACACTTTCAGCAGGATTTGTTGGACGAGCTGCCCGAGGCGGTGGCGTTGGTGGGAACGGGGGATTATCGCAATATTGTCGACGTGATTGCGCGGGTGGAGCGAGGCGAGCGGGTCAACGCCGTCACCTCAGATCTCAATTACATTGCGGATGAGACAGTGCCTCGCTATCGCACCACCAATGCTGCGGTTGCCTACGTGCGGGTGGCAGAGGGGTGCGATTATCGCTGCGCCTTTTGCATTATTCCGCATTTGCGCGGCAACCAGCGATCGCGCTCGATTGAGTCGATTGCGACCGAAGCAAAGCAGCTCGCGTCTGAAGGCGTGCGGGAGCTGGTCTTAATTTCTCAAATCACGACCAATTACGGGCTGGACTTGTACGGCAAGCCCCAGTTGGCGGAGTTGATTCGGGCCTTGGGAGAGGTAGAAGTTCCGTGGGTGCGGATGCATTATGCCTATCCGACGGGACTGACGGAGCCAGTCTTGCAGGCGATCGCCGAGACGCCGAACTTTTTGCCCTATCTCGATTTGCCATTGCAGCACAGCCATCCCGAGGTGTTGAAGTCGATGAATCGTCCCTGGCAGGGACAGGTGAACGATCGCATTATCGAGCAGATGCGGGAGTTGTTGCCCGGTGCGACGCTGCGGACGACCTTTATTGTGGGATTCCCCGGCGAGACAGAAGAGCATTTTCAGCATTTGCTCGCATTTGTCGAACGGCATCAGTTCGATCGGGTGGGGGCGTTTACCTTTTCGCCGGAAGAGGGGACGCCTGCTTTCCAGATGCCGGGGCAGGTAGAGCAGGCGGTGATGGACGATCGCCGCGATCGCCTCATGACCTTGCAGCAGGGGATTTCGTTTAAGCGGCACCGGGCACAGGTGGGCAATGTAGTGCCGGTGCTGCTGGAGCAAGAGAATCCCAGTACGGGGGTGTTTATTGGGCGATCGCCTCAGTTTGCGCCGGAGGTGGATGGCGTCATCTACGTGCGCGGTCGGGGGCGTTTGGGGGGGCTGGTGCCGGTGCGGATTACGGCGGCGGAGCCCTATGACTTGTTTGGGGAGATTTTGACTGAATTACCCGCAGGTTTTAATTGGGCCGGTCGGCAGTAG
- a CDS encoding S1C family serine protease, which translates to MNAKYLGLSLLPLLLFGSATSLSLTAPPAAAQFRAEEQIAIDVYNRARPAVVTVSNRGGSGTGSFVDPSGIVLTNEHVVRGSGQVEVRTLDGSRYRGQVIALDRVNDLALVRVSANRTFPSIPFAPRENIQVGQQVFAIGNPFGLEGTFTTGILSRVGRNGDLQTDAAINPGNSGGPLLNSRGELIGINKAILSPGGRGNIGIGFATSVLVAQNFIGQANNAIAAAPSAPSTLPSPRLGAGSPPPRLGVTLDPRTLTVQNVQAGSLADCLQMQAGDRILAVNGTRVRSVESLVNFLDTRPQSAVLTVMRGRQWGNLQVDF; encoded by the coding sequence GTGAACGCAAAGTACCTCGGGCTGTCTTTACTGCCGCTATTGCTCTTCGGCAGCGCCACGAGCTTGTCTCTGACGGCCCCACCGGCTGCCGCGCAATTTAGAGCAGAAGAGCAAATTGCGATCGATGTCTACAACCGCGCTCGCCCTGCCGTCGTCACAGTCAGCAATCGCGGCGGCTCCGGCACCGGCAGCTTTGTGGACCCCTCTGGCATTGTCTTGACCAACGAACATGTGGTGCGCGGCTCCGGCCAAGTGGAGGTGAGAACGCTCGATGGCAGTCGCTATCGCGGTCAAGTGATTGCGCTCGATCGCGTCAACGATCTCGCCCTAGTGCGCGTCAGCGCCAACCGCACCTTTCCCAGCATTCCCTTTGCCCCTCGGGAGAATATTCAAGTGGGCCAGCAGGTGTTTGCGATCGGCAATCCCTTCGGTCTAGAGGGGACTTTCACGACTGGTATCCTCAGCCGCGTGGGCCGCAATGGAGATCTGCAAACCGACGCCGCCATCAACCCCGGCAATTCCGGCGGCCCGCTGCTCAATTCTCGTGGCGAGTTGATTGGCATCAATAAAGCCATTCTCAGTCCCGGCGGCCGAGGCAACATCGGGATTGGGTTTGCCACCAGCGTTCTGGTGGCTCAAAACTTTATCGGTCAAGCCAATAATGCTATAGCGGCTGCGCCATCGGCTCCATCCACACTGCCATCTCCCCGCTTGGGTGCGGGCAGCCCGCCGCCGCGATTGGGTGTCACCCTCGACCCTCGCACCCTCACCGTTCAAAACGTCCAAGCCGGATCGCTAGCCGATTGTCTGCAGATGCAAGCAGGCGATCGCATACTGGCCGTCAACGGCACGCGCGTCCGCAGTGTTGAATCTCTCGTTAACTTTTTGGATACTCGTCCGCAGTCGGCAGTTCTGACGGTGATGCGGGGCCGACAGTGGGGCAACTTACAGGTAGACTTTTAG
- a CDS encoding TRAP transporter large permease subunit, translating into MFLGALVLLSFGYPVAFSLGATAIAFGLLGIALDIFDPILMTAMPQRLFGMMSNFTLLAIPYFVFMGAMLEKSGIAERLLETAAIVLGRVRGGLALAVVFIGALLAATTGVVAATVVAMGLISLPTMLRFGYNKQLASGIIVASGTLGQIIPPSVVLVVLGDQLGISVGDLFVGSLIPGLLMVAAFCLYVATVTGFKPEVAPALPDAMLEIGTRKLALQVVKVMLPPLCLILLVLGSIFAGIATPTEAGAVGATGAVLLAAANRQVSWTSLLEVAEATVRTTAMVMFILIGANAFSLVFRGLEGDRFVQVALANLPGGELGFLVASMAVVFMLGFFIDFFEIAFIVVPLFAPVAQQFGMDLVWYGVVLGANLQTSFLTPPFGFALFYLRGVAPPEIATGDIYRGAMPFVCLQLLVLAAIVAFPGLVTLLPSLVS; encoded by the coding sequence ATGTTTCTGGGGGCGCTAGTCCTGCTGTCGTTTGGCTATCCAGTGGCATTTTCGCTGGGGGCAACGGCGATCGCCTTCGGCCTGTTGGGCATTGCCCTGGATATCTTCGACCCCATTCTGATGACCGCCATGCCGCAACGGCTGTTCGGCATGATGAGCAATTTTACGCTCTTGGCAATCCCCTATTTCGTGTTTATGGGGGCCATGCTGGAAAAATCTGGAATTGCCGAACGATTACTGGAAACCGCCGCGATTGTCTTGGGTCGCGTGCGGGGGGGATTGGCGCTGGCGGTGGTTTTCATCGGTGCGTTGCTGGCAGCCACCACTGGGGTCGTGGCTGCCACGGTGGTGGCGATGGGGTTGATTTCGCTGCCCACGATGTTGCGCTTCGGCTATAACAAGCAACTCGCCTCCGGCATTATTGTTGCCTCCGGGACCTTGGGGCAGATTATTCCCCCCAGCGTGGTGCTCGTCGTGCTGGGCGACCAGTTGGGTATTTCGGTGGGAGACTTATTCGTCGGCTCGTTGATTCCCGGTTTGCTCATGGTGGCTGCTTTCTGCCTTTATGTTGCCACTGTCACCGGCTTCAAGCCAGAGGTTGCCCCTGCCTTGCCCGATGCCATGCTGGAGATCGGCACTCGGAAGCTGGCCCTACAGGTTGTCAAGGTGATGCTTCCTCCCCTCTGCCTGATTTTGTTGGTCTTGGGCAGTATTTTTGCCGGGATTGCCACACCCACTGAGGCAGGAGCCGTGGGGGCGACTGGAGCGGTGCTATTAGCCGCAGCGAACCGTCAGGTGAGCTGGACATCGCTGCTGGAGGTGGCCGAGGCAACCGTACGAACCACCGCGATGGTGATGTTTATCTTGATCGGGGCCAATGCCTTTAGCCTCGTGTTTCGCGGCTTGGAAGGCGATCGCTTCGTGCAAGTGGCTCTAGCCAATTTGCCGGGGGGGGAACTGGGCTTTTTGGTCGCCAGCATGGCTGTCGTCTTCATGTTGGGCTTCTTTATCGACTTTTTCGAGATCGCCTTTATCGTTGTTCCTCTCTTTGCCCCTGTTGCCCAACAGTTTGGCATGGACTTGGTTTGGTATGGGGTAGTGCTGGGGGCCAACTTACAGACTTCATTCCTCACCCCGCCGTTTGGATTTGCACTCTTTTACCTCAGAGGGGTAGCCCCTCCCGAGATCGCGACTGGCGATATCTATCGAGGGGCAATGCCGTTTGTTTGCCTGCAATTGTTAGTCTTGGCCGCAATCGTGGCATTCCCGGGTTTGGTCACCCTGCTGCCGTCGCTTGTCAGCTAG
- a CDS encoding TRAP transporter small permease subunit: MKSLRNWLRLSRWIDRLTRKIGQLTYLLTIAMVSIGVWNVIGRFLGRGIGQNLSSNASIEIQWYLFAIVFLCGGAYTLQQGGHVRVDVFYSRLNRKRKALVDLAGSLLFAIPFSVLAIAFSWSSIAKSWAILEQSPDPDGLPRYPIKSFILVGFVLIILQAISEAIKNVAILRGLDPGRAQPGESTTRGGTTRGGEP; the protein is encoded by the coding sequence GTGAAATCTTTGCGCAATTGGCTCCGGCTCTCCCGATGGATCGATCGCCTGACTCGAAAGATCGGCCAACTCACTTACCTCTTGACGATCGCAATGGTATCGATTGGGGTTTGGAATGTCATCGGTCGCTTCCTCGGTCGGGGCATCGGTCAAAATCTCAGCTCGAACGCCTCGATCGAGATTCAATGGTATTTGTTTGCGATCGTATTTCTCTGTGGTGGAGCCTATACCCTACAACAGGGGGGGCACGTGCGGGTGGATGTCTTCTACAGTCGCCTCAATCGCAAGCGCAAGGCTCTCGTGGATCTGGCGGGTAGTTTGCTGTTTGCCATCCCCTTTAGCGTTCTGGCGATCGCCTTTTCCTGGAGCAGCATTGCCAAATCTTGGGCCATCCTGGAACAATCTCCCGATCCCGACGGCCTGCCCCGCTACCCGATCAAAAGTTTCATTCTGGTGGGGTTCGTTCTGATTATTTTGCAAGCGATTTCAGAAGCGATTAAGAATGTCGCGATCCTGCGCGGTCTAGACCCGGGGAGAGCACAACCCGGGGAGAGCACAACCCGAGGAGGGACGACCCGAGGAGGCGAACCGTGA
- the atpD gene encoding F0F1 ATP synthase subunit beta: protein MVTTTATNIGYVTQVIGPVIDAEYPNGKLPEIYNALKVEATNESGIEVKVTFEVQQLLGDNRCRAVAMSSTDGLVRGMEVIDTGAPISVPVGPPTLGRIFNVLGEPVDEVGPVENQEAMPIHREAPKFTELSTKPEIFETGIKVVDLLAPYKKGGKTGLFGGAGVGKTVLIMELINNIAQQHSGLSVFSGVGERTREGNDLYNEMKESGVLDKVALVYGQMNEPPGARMRVGLTALTMAEYFRDISKQDVLLFIDNIFRFVQAGSEVSALLGRMPSAVGYQPTLGTDVGDLQERITSTKDGSITSVQAVYVPADDLTDPAPATTFAHLDATTVLSRALASKGIYPAVDPLDSASTMLQESIVGSEHYKCARAVQETLQRYKELQDIIAILGLDELSEDDKITVARARKIERFLSQPFFVAEVFTGAPGKYVTLEQTIAGFNRILSGELDDMPEQAFYLVGDIDEAIEKAGKMKAEAA from the coding sequence ATGGTCACAACAACTGCAACCAACATCGGCTACGTCACTCAGGTGATTGGCCCCGTTATCGATGCCGAATATCCCAACGGCAAACTACCCGAAATTTATAACGCCCTCAAAGTCGAAGCCACCAATGAAAGCGGCATTGAGGTAAAAGTCACGTTTGAAGTTCAGCAACTGCTGGGGGACAACCGCTGCCGAGCGGTGGCCATGTCTTCTACGGACGGTCTGGTACGCGGCATGGAAGTCATCGATACGGGCGCTCCCATCTCCGTGCCGGTGGGCCCCCCCACCTTGGGTCGCATCTTTAACGTCTTGGGCGAACCCGTAGACGAGGTGGGTCCGGTTGAGAATCAGGAAGCCATGCCCATCCACCGCGAGGCTCCCAAGTTCACCGAACTGTCCACCAAGCCAGAAATCTTCGAGACTGGCATTAAGGTTGTGGACCTGCTGGCTCCCTACAAGAAAGGCGGCAAAACGGGTTTGTTTGGCGGTGCTGGCGTCGGCAAAACGGTTTTGATCATGGAGTTGATCAATAACATTGCCCAGCAGCACTCGGGCCTGTCGGTGTTCTCTGGGGTGGGCGAGCGCACCCGCGAAGGCAACGACCTTTACAACGAAATGAAAGAGTCTGGCGTACTGGATAAAGTGGCACTGGTGTACGGTCAGATGAACGAACCCCCCGGCGCTCGCATGCGCGTCGGTCTGACGGCTCTGACAATGGCTGAGTACTTCCGCGATATCAGCAAGCAGGATGTCTTGTTGTTCATCGACAACATCTTCCGCTTCGTCCAAGCGGGTTCCGAGGTCTCGGCTCTGCTGGGTCGCATGCCCTCCGCTGTGGGATATCAGCCCACTTTGGGGACCGACGTGGGTGACTTGCAAGAGCGCATCACCTCCACCAAAGATGGGTCTATCACTTCCGTACAAGCGGTTTACGTTCCGGCTGATGACTTGACCGACCCCGCTCCAGCCACCACCTTCGCTCACCTAGATGCCACTACGGTTCTGTCTCGCGCTCTGGCTTCCAAGGGCATTTATCCGGCTGTGGATCCTCTGGACTCTGCTTCTACCATGTTGCAGGAGTCGATCGTGGGTTCCGAGCACTACAAGTGCGCTCGGGCAGTGCAGGAGACTCTGCAGCGCTACAAGGAGCTGCAGGATATTATCGCCATTTTGGGTCTGGACGAACTATCAGAAGACGACAAGATTACGGTGGCCCGCGCCCGCAAGATCGAACGTTTCTTATCTCAACCCTTCTTTGTGGCCGAGGTCTTCACCGGTGCCCCCGGTAAGTACGTGACTCTGGAACAAACGATTGCTGGATTCAATCGCATTCTGTCTGGCGAGCTGGATGACATGCCCGAGCAGGCATTCTACCTGGTCGGTGACATTGATGAGGCGATCGAAAAGGCTGGGAAGATGAAGGCGGAAGCGGCCTAA
- the gap gene encoding type I glyceraldehyde-3-phosphate dehydrogenase, producing the protein MIKVAINGFGRIGRNFLRCWLTRANSGLDIVAINDTGDANTSAHLLKYDSILGPLEGVNVEARDGKLLLDDKAITVVSDRNPNNLPWKAMGIDLVIEATGVFRNYKGAARHVEAGAKKVMITAPAKGSDVPTYVYGVNQNDYDPVGDIVVSNASCTTNCLAPILKVILEKFGVVRGIMTTTHSYTGDQRLLDNTHRDLRRARAAALSIVPTTTGAATAVALVLPELKGKLGGLAVRVPTPNVSLVDLVVQTEQKVIAEEVNGALKEASENGLAGILGYSEVPLVSIDYRRAHCSSVVDSLLTTVLDGDLVKLMAWYDNEWGYSQRVVDLAEHMSAKWQG; encoded by the coding sequence GTGATTAAGGTAGCCATTAACGGATTTGGCCGCATCGGTCGTAACTTCTTACGATGCTGGTTGACGAGAGCAAACTCCGGCCTCGATATCGTTGCCATTAACGATACGGGGGATGCTAATACCAGCGCTCACCTGCTCAAATACGACTCTATCCTCGGTCCTCTCGAGGGCGTGAATGTCGAAGCCCGAGATGGCAAGCTACTCCTCGATGACAAAGCCATCACAGTGGTTTCCGATCGCAACCCCAACAACCTGCCCTGGAAAGCAATGGGCATCGATCTGGTAATCGAAGCCACTGGCGTCTTCCGCAACTACAAAGGCGCTGCCCGCCACGTCGAAGCCGGTGCCAAGAAAGTCATGATTACTGCTCCTGCCAAGGGGTCTGACGTTCCCACCTACGTTTATGGGGTCAACCAAAACGATTACGATCCCGTGGGAGACATTGTGGTGAGCAACGCGAGCTGCACCACCAACTGCCTTGCCCCCATCCTTAAGGTCATTCTGGAGAAATTCGGCGTGGTGCGGGGCATTATGACCACCACCCACAGCTACACGGGCGACCAGCGTCTGCTGGATAACACCCACCGCGATCTGCGCCGCGCCCGTGCCGCTGCCTTGAGCATTGTGCCCACCACCACTGGGGCAGCAACCGCTGTTGCACTCGTGCTGCCCGAGCTTAAGGGGAAGCTGGGGGGCTTGGCAGTCCGCGTTCCGACCCCCAATGTTTCCTTGGTCGATCTGGTCGTTCAAACCGAACAGAAGGTCATTGCCGAAGAAGTGAACGGTGCCCTCAAAGAAGCCTCTGAGAATGGTTTGGCCGGTATTTTGGGTTATTCGGAAGTTCCCTTGGTTTCGATCGACTACCGTCGGGCCCATTGCTCCTCTGTGGTGGACTCTCTCCTAACCACGGTTCTCGATGGCGATTTGGTCAAGCTGATGGCTTGGTACGACAACGAGTGGGGCTACTCCCAGCGCGTTGTAGACTTAGCCGAGCACATGTCCGCCAAGTGGCAAGGGTAA
- the ntcA gene encoding global nitrogen regulator NtcA, which yields MIPLDSVAAPERPLSSVFKEMAGTQYPPMVDTYERGKTIFFPGDPAERVYFLQKGAVKLSRVYESGEEITVALLRENSIFGVLSLLTGQHSDRFYHSVAFTTVELQSLPIEQVQKALEDNAELAMLLLKGLSSRILETEMMIETLAHRDMGSRLVSFLLILCRDFGLPSSDGVTIDLRLSHQEIAEAIGSTRVTITRLLGDLRKHNYISIHKKKITVRDPIQLGKRFT from the coding sequence ATGATCCCATTGGATTCGGTAGCAGCCCCTGAAAGACCCCTATCCTCTGTTTTTAAGGAAATGGCAGGCACTCAGTATCCGCCAATGGTGGACACTTACGAGCGCGGCAAGACCATTTTCTTTCCGGGCGATCCGGCAGAACGAGTCTATTTTCTCCAGAAAGGGGCAGTTAAGCTCTCGCGGGTGTACGAATCGGGGGAAGAGATTACGGTAGCACTATTGCGGGAAAATAGTATTTTTGGGGTGCTTTCCCTGCTGACGGGACAACATTCCGATCGCTTTTACCATTCAGTGGCATTCACGACGGTCGAGTTACAGTCGCTGCCGATCGAGCAGGTACAAAAGGCGCTAGAAGATAATGCCGAATTGGCGATGTTACTGCTAAAAGGCTTGTCTTCTCGGATTTTGGAAACGGAGATGATGATCGAGACCTTAGCCCATCGAGATATGGGCTCTCGCTTGGTCAGTTTCTTGCTCATTCTCTGCCGCGACTTTGGCCTCCCCAGCAGCGATGGCGTCACCATCGACTTGCGTTTATCCCACCAAGAAATTGCCGAGGCGATCGGCTCGACGCGAGTCACCATTACGCGGTTATTGGGCGATTTGCGCAAACACAACTATATTTCTATTCACAAGAAAAAAATTACCGTTCGCGATCCGATTCAACTGGGCAAGCGATTTACCTAG
- the rsmI gene encoding 16S rRNA (cytidine(1402)-2'-O)-methyltransferase, translating to MTVEPGTLYLVGTPIGNRGDVSDRALHILREVDSIAAEDTRHSGSLLKYFGISTPLLSYHRHNIARRTPELVAKLQAGEAIALVTDAGMPGISDPGVELVQACIAAGIAIVPVPGPTALIVALVASGLPAQRFAFEGFLPTARKQRDAILQELAEERRTIVLYEAPHRLTRTLKDLLAYVEPDRPIVVARELTKRYEEFWRGTVASALEQFAERSPRGEFTLVLAGAQPKPADTSESALREQLRELIGQGLSRSQASRQVAKQTGCDRRAIYRLSLALEGTESDNPPVQ from the coding sequence ATGACCGTCGAACCCGGCACGCTCTATTTGGTGGGAACGCCGATTGGCAATCGCGGCGATGTATCGGATCGCGCCTTACATATTTTGCGCGAGGTGGACTCGATTGCAGCAGAAGATACCCGTCATTCCGGTAGCTTGCTCAAATACTTTGGCATTTCCACCCCATTGCTGAGCTACCACCGCCACAACATTGCCCGCCGCACGCCAGAATTAGTCGCGAAGCTACAGGCGGGAGAGGCGATCGCCCTGGTGACAGATGCTGGCATGCCCGGTATCTCCGATCCGGGGGTGGAGTTGGTGCAAGCCTGTATTGCCGCTGGCATCGCGATCGTGCCCGTGCCCGGTCCCACCGCTCTGATTGTGGCGTTAGTGGCCTCGGGTTTGCCCGCACAGCGATTTGCATTTGAAGGGTTTCTCCCCACTGCGCGCAAGCAGCGGGACGCGATTCTGCAAGAGCTTGCGGAGGAGAGGCGCACGATAGTGTTGTATGAAGCCCCGCACCGCTTGACCCGCACGCTGAAGGATTTACTGGCCTATGTGGAGCCCGATCGCCCCATTGTGGTGGCCCGCGAATTAACGAAACGTTACGAGGAATTTTGGCGGGGAACGGTGGCGTCTGCGCTGGAACAGTTCGCCGAGCGATCGCCTCGGGGTGAGTTCACCTTAGTTTTGGCAGGCGCGCAGCCTAAGCCTGCGGATACGTCGGAATCTGCTTTGCGCGAGCAATTGCGGGAGTTGATAGGGCAGGGTCTATCGCGATCGCAGGCGAGCCGTCAGGTGGCCAAACAGACCGGCTGCGATCGGCGGGCTATATACCGGCTATCCCTCGCGCTAGAGGGGACCGAATCGGACAATCCCCCCGTGCAGTAG
- the hemB gene encoding porphobilinogen synthase produces the protein MDLTYRPRRLRRTAAIRDMVQETQLSVKDLIYPLFVMEGENTREEVTSMPGSYRYTLDLLVKEVQEAHQLGIRAIALFPAVPEEKKDSYGSESFNPDGLIPQALKAIKAAIPNITLITDVALDPYNSDGHDGIVRDGIILNDETVEVLVEQALCQAEAGTDIVAPSDMMDGRIGALREALDEKGFEDVAILAYSAKYASAYYGPFRDALGSAPKAGDKKTYQMDPANAREAMREMELDEMEGADMVMVKPALAYLDIIYRIKESTNLPVAAYNVSGEYAMIKAAEQMGWIDGKKVMLETLLSMKRAGADLILTYFAKEVALLLQ, from the coding sequence ATGGATCTCACCTACCGCCCCCGCCGCCTGCGCCGCACTGCTGCCATCCGCGACATGGTGCAGGAAACTCAACTGTCTGTTAAAGATCTGATTTATCCCTTGTTTGTGATGGAAGGGGAAAACACCCGCGAAGAAGTTACCTCTATGCCGGGGTCTTATCGCTATACCCTCGATCTGCTCGTCAAAGAAGTGCAAGAGGCGCATCAGTTGGGCATTCGGGCGATCGCGCTCTTCCCTGCCGTACCCGAGGAGAAAAAAGATTCCTACGGCAGCGAAAGCTTCAATCCCGACGGCTTAATTCCTCAAGCGCTGAAAGCTATCAAAGCCGCTATCCCCAACATTACCCTCATCACTGACGTGGCCCTCGACCCCTACAACAGCGACGGTCATGACGGCATCGTTCGAGATGGCATCATTCTCAACGACGAAACTGTCGAGGTCTTGGTCGAGCAAGCACTGTGTCAAGCAGAAGCGGGGACCGATATTGTCGCCCCCTCCGACATGATGGACGGTCGGATTGGAGCATTGCGGGAAGCGCTGGACGAAAAGGGGTTTGAAGACGTTGCAATTCTGGCTTATTCGGCTAAGTATGCTTCTGCCTATTACGGTCCCTTCCGCGATGCCTTGGGTTCTGCTCCCAAGGCGGGCGATAAAAAGACCTACCAAATGGACCCTGCCAATGCTCGCGAGGCCATGCGCGAAATGGAGTTAGACGAGATGGAGGGGGCAGATATGGTGATGGTGAAGCCTGCGTTAGCTTATCTAGACATCATTTATCGCATCAAAGAATCTACCAATCTGCCAGTGGCGGCCTATAACGTCAGTGGTGAGTACGCCATGATTAAAGCTGCCGAGCAAATGGGCTGGATTGATGGCAAAAAGGTGATGTTGGAAACGCTGCTGAGTATGAAACGGGCGGGTGCCGATCTGATTTTGACGTATTTTGCCAAGGAAGTGGCGCTGTTGTTGCAGTAA